The DNA window AGTATATCGATACACTCGTAAAATCTATAAAAATGCTGCCTGAAAATATATCTATCCAAAGAATGACTGCAGGTACCGAGAATCTACTTGCTCCTGAGTGGTGTAAATATAAATCTTCACAAATGAGTCATATTCACAAAGCCTTAAAAAAAGCGGGAATAAGGCTTTAGTTTAAATAACATTTCGGAGCTCTTTTTGCTCTTTTGTAAATTGAATCGATAACTCTTGCGTTATTTATCCTCTTCATAAGCTCAATAGCAACTTTCGGAGTTTTCGGAGTATTACATAACATTGCTCTAAAAGCGTAATATAATGCTCTTCTTGGAGCTTTTTTCGAATAAACTTCAGCTTTTGCAAGAAGCAGATATCCGTAATTGGTATCGCCGTTTTTTACATATCTGAGATTTCCGGTCAATAGATACAATAAATAACTTGCTTTCGGATTGTTAGGCATACTTTTTAAAATTCTCAAAGCTTTTTGTTTTTCGTTTTGTGAAATATAAAATTTCGCAAGTTTGATTTTCGCATTTTTTAATCCGGCATTAATCGCTTCATTATAAAGAGAGACGATTTTATTATTATATTTTCCGTTTACGTTTATTTTTTCATATAAAGCGGCAATATTTAAAATAGCCGGCTTATAGCCTTTGTTTATAGCTTTTTGGTAATACTCTTCAGCTTTTTTAGGGTCAAAATCAACATACCAGCCGTTAGCATACACTCTTGCAAGTACCAAATCCGATTGAAGTGAGTCGTCTTTTTCCAATGCATTTAAAGCTTTTTTATAATCTCCGTCAATATATCTCTCAAGAACAGAAGTATAATATAACGCCTCTCCTTTTTTATCCGCTTCTTTTACAAGAGTATCGAGCCATGTTTTTAATTTATCGTAATTACAATGATTTTTATAGAACTTAGAAATATAAAGCTGTGCTTGTCTGTTTTTCATTTGAGCGTAATAATAATTGATAGTTAAAGCTTTATTTTCGTTTTTTAATACGTCGTTATCATAGTTTGCAATTTTTAAGTCTTCACTCGGAATATAAAAAGGCTTTTTCTCTAAAATACAGGCTTGCTTGTAATAATCTATGCTTTTTGTTTTAGGCGTTAAAATTTCTCTTGAATACAAACTTCCAAGATAATTTAAAGCCAAAATATTGCCTTGATTAGCATAATATTCAAGCACTTTTTTATTGTTTTGTATATCTTTATTTTGAATTGACATTTGATATGCCATTTCCACAATTGCCGGTACGAATTTTTTCTCTACCAAATAACTTAAAAGTTCCAAATCCACCCTGTTTTCAAATCTTTTTTCATATTGATAAAGATGCCAGTCGGCTTGAAGTTTATTGATTTTTTCATACCATTTATAAATTTCTTTAGCTTTTTTATATGAGTTCAGATAAAGATATTTTTCATATATTTTTGCAAGTATCAATTTAGATTCGACGTCATTTTTAGATTTTAAATATGAAACCGCTCCTTTTAAATCAAATCCGCTATAGGTTTCAGGAGTAAGTTCGAAAGTATTATCTTCAATATCAAGCCTTATGAGCTGATATAATGCTTTTTTATTTCCGAGTTTATAAGAAATATCATAAGCTTTTTTTACATTTTTTCTTGTAAACAGGTCGTTATACTTATAAATCGTAAGTTTTTTTACGAAAAAATCTTCCGGAGTATCAAACCCGCAAGTAATACATCCGCTATTTAAAAGTTTTTCTTTTGTAATCATTTCATCATATAGATAGTTACCAAGATAATACGCCGCTCTTTTATCTTTATATGCGACATCTTTTAAAATCTCATAACCTTCTTGTTTTTTTCCATTTTTAATATAAAAAATACCAAGCACAACTCCTGCTTGATAATAGCCTTTATCGTATGCTTTTTGTAATAATTTTTCAGCTCTTTGAGGATTATAAAAAGGTGACTCTTGTAAATAATATTTTCCTAAAATAGTTTGAAGTTTCGGATTGTCGGATTTTTGTGCGTAAGCGTTTAATTTATCCAGATAGGCAACTTTTTCTTTGATATTATCAAGACTCTCGACACAAGTCAGATAATTTTCGAAATCTCTTATTCTGAATTTATCAAAAGATACTTTGTCATACCATTTCAAAGCTTCTTTATAATTTTTTTCTCTAAAATAAGAATCGGCAACATACAAAGCCGCATCATTGTAGCCGTTTTTATATGCTATAAGAGCATATTTCCTCTCTATATAAGGCGGTTTGTTTACTTTATTGAAATAAATTAACCTTGCAACTTTATCGGCTGCGTCAGGAAAACCTCTTTTTGCAAATTTATAATATTCCTCATAAGCTTTTTCATAATTTTTGCTTTTATAGTAATTGCTTGCAATTCTTTTGTCCGCACAGCCGACAAAAAAAATAAGCGATACACCGGCTATTAATCCAAATACTCTCATCTTTTCCCCTATTTCCAATAATATCTATAATTAACAAAAATTCTGTATGCGTTTTTTTCACTCAAATAATTGAAAGCATCTCCGCCTAAGAAATACCCGGCTCCGATTTTTAATTTTTGTTTTTTGGTTGTGTTATATTGATATACCAAGTCGATTTCATTTCCGATATCTTTGCTTTTTCCGTTAGTAGGATAAAAATACTTAGTATTGAATTGAACTTTTTTCTTAACGTCTTGACGATAATTATGCAATGAAGCGATTAGTGCGGCTTTCGGATTAAAGTCATATATTCCGTATAAAGAAATAATATGTAAATTTTCAAGTACAGGATTTAAAACGTTTCCGTAGTATCTAAACGAAAAACTTTTATTTAGATAATCGGAGTTGTTCGTTGCAATATACGGCTGAGTAAAATAGTGACTTCCGCTACCGAAAGCATAACTTGCCGCATATGAAAGTTTTTGTGAATACGGAGCTCTAAAGCCGATATCAAAACCATACCCGTCACTTCTGTTGGTTTTGGTATATTTATTTATTTTACCGCCGCTATATCCAACATTTAGCCAATAAAATAGATTTTTTTCAAATCCGTTTAAGTCCACACCCAAAA is part of the Caminibacter pacificus genome and encodes:
- a CDS encoding tetratricopeptide repeat protein, whose protein sequence is MRVFGLIAGVSLIFFVGCADKRIASNYYKSKNYEKAYEEYYKFAKRGFPDAADKVARLIYFNKVNKPPYIERKYALIAYKNGYNDAALYVADSYFREKNYKEALKWYDKVSFDKFRIRDFENYLTCVESLDNIKEKVAYLDKLNAYAQKSDNPKLQTILGKYYLQESPFYNPQRAEKLLQKAYDKGYYQAGVVLGIFYIKNGKKQEGYEILKDVAYKDKRAAYYLGNYLYDEMITKEKLLNSGCITCGFDTPEDFFVKKLTIYKYNDLFTRKNVKKAYDISYKLGNKKALYQLIRLDIEDNTFELTPETYSGFDLKGAVSYLKSKNDVESKLILAKIYEKYLYLNSYKKAKEIYKWYEKINKLQADWHLYQYEKRFENRVDLELLSYLVEKKFVPAIVEMAYQMSIQNKDIQNNKKVLEYYANQGNILALNYLGSLYSREILTPKTKSIDYYKQACILEKKPFYIPSEDLKIANYDNDVLKNENKALTINYYYAQMKNRQAQLYISKFYKNHCNYDKLKTWLDTLVKEADKKGEALYYTSVLERYIDGDYKKALNALEKDDSLQSDLVLARVYANGWYVDFDPKKAEEYYQKAINKGYKPAILNIAALYEKINVNGKYNNKIVSLYNEAINAGLKNAKIKLAKFYISQNEKQKALRILKSMPNNPKASYLLYLLTGNLRYVKNGDTNYGYLLLAKAEVYSKKAPRRALYYAFRAMLCNTPKTPKVAIELMKRINNARVIDSIYKRAKRAPKCYLN